A region from the Acanthopagrus latus isolate v.2019 chromosome 8, fAcaLat1.1, whole genome shotgun sequence genome encodes:
- the LOC119023840 gene encoding ADP-ribosylation factor-like protein 2-binding protein, whose protein sequence is MCAVSLATTLRSLFTVHVSDLFNNMDIQERNIGGCEDNIVEMIDMDEENLALSSSSAADTAFDAVIGCIEDIIMEEEFQQLQQSFMEKHYLEFEDSDENKLSYTPIFNEYVDLLEKHLEQQLTERIPGFNMNTFTELLMQHKEEVSGDIFDMLLTFTDFMAFKEMFLDYRNEKEGRGVDLSQGLVVTSLIPAGSEHTDSTGPL, encoded by the exons ATGTGCGCCGTTTCCTTGGCAACAACATTACGTTCGCTATTTACCGTCCACGTTAGCGATTTATTCAACAACATGGACATCCAGGAACGAA ATATTGGGGGCTGTGAGGACAACATCGTAGAAATGATTGATATGGACGAAGAGAACTTGGCTCTTTCCAG TTCCTCAGCCGCAGACACTGCTTTTGATGCTGTTATTGGCTGCATAGAGGACATCATCATGg AGGAGGAGttccagcagcttcagcagagcttcatGGAGAAGCATTACCTGGAATTTGAGGACTCTGACGAAAACAAGCTCAGCTACACGCCAATCTTCAATGAATAT GTTGACCTGCTGGAGAAacacctggagcagcagctgaccGAGAGGATCCCTGGCTTCAACATGAACACTTTCACAGAGCTTCTCAT GCAACACAAAGAGGAGGTGTCGGGTGACATCTTTGACATGCTGCTTACATTCACTGATTTCATGGCCTTCAAGGAGATGTTTCTGGATTACAGAAAT GAGAAGGAGGGCCGAGGTGTGGACCTCAGTCAAGGTTTGGTGGTCACGTCTCTGATCCCTGCAGGCTCAGAACACACCGACTCCACTGGTCCGCTGTGA
- the LOC119023841 gene encoding plasmolipin, whose amino-acid sequence MADFPSKVTTETSAPSAQGSQQGGNSFSGMAADFTTMVDISFIRSIPAILMIAEVFFGLLQWSLIASGPHYLLPAYGWVLFVAIIFWILTIILFCMILFSVQRQLTFVPWPLTVMAYNGVAAVLYLTAFLANAASVTPFRFTYYYGHLAAAAFFGALTTLAYGASAFFSYLDWRGDGVNAATSTVPA is encoded by the exons ATGGCAGACTTCCCCTCCAAGGTTACCACTGAGACCAGCGCACCCAGCGCCCAGGGCTCTCAGCAGGGGGGCAACAGCTTCTCAGGAATGGCTGCTGATTTCACCACCATGGTTGACATATCTTTTATTCGGAGCATCCCGGCCATCCTCATGATTGCAGAAGTG TTTTTTGGACTGCTCCAGTGGTCATTGATAGCCAGCGGACCACACTATCTGCTGCCAGCGTATGGCTGGGTGTTGTTTGTGGCCATCATTTTCTGGATCCTCACCATCATCCTCTTCTGCATGATCCTGTTCAGTGTCCAGCGGCAACTCACCTTTGTCCCCTGGCCCCTGACG GTGATGGCGTATAACGGCGTAGCCGCGGTCCTCTACCTGACCGCCTTCCTGGCCAATGCAGCATCTGTGACTCCCTTCAGGTTTACCTATTACTATGGACAtttggcagctgctgct TTCTTTGGTGCTCTGACGACCTTGGCGTATGGTGCCAGTGCTTTCTTCTCCTACTTGGACTGGAGGGGAGACGGAGTAAACGCTGCCACCAGCACAGTGCCGGCCTAG